The window CTAACTCTTTTCTTATTCTGAGCAATCCTTTTTCCGGTCTTTTATCTGTAGGTAGGTTATCCCATTTTTCACCACCTACAGCGGCCAGTAAAACCGCATCGCTTTTTTTAGCAAGCTCAAGTGTTTCTTCTGGAAGAGGGTCTCCTGTTGCATCTATCGCAGCCCCTCCTATCAATGCCTCATGGAATTCAAAATTTATTCCGTATTTTTTTGAAATAGCATTTAATACCTCAATGGCAGATTCCATTATTTCCGGTCCAATACCATCTCCCGGTAAAACCGTAATCTTACAGCTTTTTTTCATAAACTCTAACCTCCTTTTATTTAAATTTTAGACTTAAATCCAGCCATTTACTTGAGTGGATAACTGCTCCGGTTGATATAAAATCAACCCCTGTTTTTGCATATTCTTCAATATTATCAAGTGTTATATTTCCTGAAACTTCAAGTTTTTTTCTACCTTGATTTATCTCCACAGCTTCTTTTATCTGTTTAATATCCATATTATCAAGCATAATTATATCTGCTTCAGTTTTTAGAGCCTCTTTAAACTCATCAAGAGATGAAACTTCCACCTCTATTTTTATCATTGGTGAAATTTTTGATTTTATTTGTTTTACTGCTTCTGTTATACTTCCTACCAATGCTATATGATTATCTTTTATCATTACCATATCATAAAGGGCGAACCTATGGTTATACCCTCCTCCTATTCTAACAGCATATTTTTCAAATGCCCTTAATCCCGGGGTTGTTTTTCTGGTGTCAAGGAGTTTAACAGACGTCCCTTTTATCTTTTGAACATATCTGTTGGTGGTTGTTGCTATTCCTGAAAGTTTCTGAACAATGTTTAAGAAAACCCTTTCACCTTTTAAAATGGATTTTCCACTTCCTGAAAGTTTTAAAATATGCTCTCCTCTTTGAAGCTTTTCCCCGTCATTTTTATATTTTTCTATTTTTATATCAGGGTCTAAAACATTAAAAACCTCAAGAGCTATATTAACACCTGCAAGAATACCTTCATTTTTGGCTATTAAGACGGCTTCTACATTTTTGTCTATATCAAGATTATCGGTTGTTAAATCCTGATATCCTATATCCTCAAGTAGAAACTCTTCTATCTTTTTTCTTACAAATAATCTATCTAACATATTCAAATCCTAAAATGGTCTAACTATTGCCATTATAACTATAATTATCATCAAAATAGTCGGCACCTCATTATAAAAACGGAAAAATTTACCTGATTTTGTGCATTCATCCCTCTCCAACTTTTTCCTGACAAAAGAAAGATGAATAAAATAAGCAATAAGCAGTAAAGCTGCCGTTAGCTTAACATGTATCCAGCCACCTGTTTTGAAAATTTCAGGATTCATTCCAATCATTGCAATTCCTGTTAAAACCGTGCCCCAGAAGGCTGGAACCCCAATATATTTAAAAAGTTTATACTCCATTACTTTAACTACAGAGACAAACTCTTTTTTATCTCTGTTTTCTGCATGATAAACAAATAAACGGGGAAGGTAGAATAAAACAGCCATCCAAGATATAACAGATATTACGTGCAAAGCCTTAATCCACAGATACAACTTCCTCTCCTAATTTTAGTTAAAGATTAATAATTATTTTACACGATAAGGGGGAATTAATTAAAAATATTGTCGGGAAGTTTAGATAAACATCAGACTAATCATTTATTCAGATCTTTTGAAGCAATATCTATTCAAAATATAAAAACAGTTCGGATTTTATTATTCTTTATTTTGTGAGTTTGTCTCTTCAATGACTTTTTCTATGAAATCAGGAGAAACTTTCAAAACTTTTGCTATCTGTTTTATTGGCATTTTCAGTTCAAAATACATATTTTTAGCAATCTCTTTTTTAGCTTCTTCCTTACCTTTTTTAAAGAAAGGGTCATTTTTCATCATTTCCTCAGTTATAGTCAAAGGCATATCTCTTTCCTCCAAAATTATCACTAACTTCTCTTTTAATTTAGGTCTGTAGTTTAATGCTATCAATAGTTTTCTTATATAGTCTGCTCTTTTTTTCTCTGGCAACTTTAAAAGTTCATCAATTAGCGTAAATATATA is drawn from Persephonella sp. and contains these coding sequences:
- the nadC gene encoding carboxylating nicotinate-nucleotide diphosphorylase, whose protein sequence is MLDRLFVRKKIEEFLLEDIGYQDLTTDNLDIDKNVEAVLIAKNEGILAGVNIALEVFNVLDPDIKIEKYKNDGEKLQRGEHILKLSGSGKSILKGERVFLNIVQKLSGIATTTNRYVQKIKGTSVKLLDTRKTTPGLRAFEKYAVRIGGGYNHRFALYDMVMIKDNHIALVGSITEAVKQIKSKISPMIKIEVEVSSLDEFKEALKTEADIIMLDNMDIKQIKEAVEINQGRKKLEVSGNITLDNIEEYAKTGVDFISTGAVIHSSKWLDLSLKFK
- the hemJ gene encoding protoporphyrinogen oxidase HemJ, with the protein product MYLWIKALHVISVISWMAVLFYLPRLFVYHAENRDKKEFVSVVKVMEYKLFKYIGVPAFWGTVLTGIAMIGMNPEIFKTGGWIHVKLTAALLLIAYFIHLSFVRKKLERDECTKSGKFFRFYNEVPTILMIIIVIMAIVRPF